The following are encoded together in the Thermothelomyces thermophilus ATCC 42464 chromosome 3, complete sequence genome:
- a CDS encoding glycoside hydrolase family 43 protein (CAZy_ID 268032) codes for MMGRLNDLIALLALLSGSATSAAVRNTASQARAAEFNNPVLWEDYPDLDVFRVGSTFYYSSSTFAYSPGAPVLKSYDLVNWTPVTHSVPTLNFGDRYNLTGGTPAGYVKGIWASTLRYRPSNDKFYWYGCVEFGKTYIWTSSGTRAGDRDGEVDPADWVWEPHPPIDRCYYDSGLLIDDDDKMYIAYGNPKIEVAELSDDGLTEVSSRVVYTPPAGTTIEGSRMYKVGDAYYILVTRPADAEWVLRSTSGPFGPYEQRELVSRINGPLSNAGFAHQGGMVDTPDGRSWYYVAFMDAYPGGRIPVVAPLRWTDDGWPEVVTDAQGGWGASYPVPVETGKTVPDDGWELDEFRGGRLSHHWEWNHNPDPARFALAGGDEGGLVLQAATVTEDLFAARNTLTRRIRGPKSSGTFRLDVSRMRDGDRAGAVLFRDTAAYIGVWKQGDEATIVVVDGLELALSSWTTVSTGRVAETGPTLSSTQDVWLRIEADITPAFGTNTARTTTFSYSVDGGKTFVRLGPAFSMSNTWQYFTGYRFGVFNFATKELGGEVKVKSFQMQPL; via the coding sequence ATGATGGGGCGCCTAAACGATCTCATAGCCCTCCTTGCACTGTTGAGCGGCAGTGCCACATCCGCTGCCGTAAGAAACACGGCTTCTCAGGCTCGCGCGGCGGAATTCAACAACCCGGTGCTCTGGGAGGACTATCCGGACCTGGACGTGTTCCGGGTCGGGTCGACCTTCTACTACTCCTCCTCCACGTTCGCCTACTCCCCGGGGGCTCCGGTGCTCAAGTCGTACGACCTGGTGAACTGGACCCCCGTCACCCACTCGGTCCCGACGCTCAACTTTGGGGACCGCTACAACCTCACGGGCGGCACGCCGGCCGGCTACGTCAAGGGCATCTGGGCGTCGACGCTGCGGTACCGGCCCTCCAACGACAAGTTCTACTGGTACGGCTGCGTCGAGTTCGGCAAGACGTACATCTGGACCAGCTCCGGCACGCGCGCGGGCGACAGGGACGGCGAGGTGGACCCCGCCGACTGGGTCTGGGAGCCGCACCCGCCCATCGACCGGTGCTACTACGACAGCGGCCTGTtgatcgacgacgacgacaagatGTACATCGCGTACGGCAACCCCAAGATCGAGGTCGCCGAGCTGTCCGACGACGGGCTCACCGAGGTCTCCTCCCGGGTCGTCTACACCCCGCCGGCCGGCACCACCATCGAGGGCTCGCGCATGTACAAGGTCGGCGACGCCTACTACATCCTGGTGACGCGGCCGGCCGACGCCGAGTGGGTGCTCCGGTCGACGTCCGGGCCCTTCGGCCCGTACGAGCAGCGCGAGCTCGTGTCGCGCATCAACGGGCCCCTCTCCAACGCCGGCTTCGCCCACCAGGGCGGCATGGTCGACACCCCGGACGGCCGCAGCTGGTACTACGTCGCCTTCATGGACGCGTACCCGGGGGGCCGCATCCCCGTGGTCGCGCCGCTGCGCTGGACGGACGACGGGTGGCCCGAGGTGGTGACGGACGCGCAGGGCGGCTGGGGCGCCAGCTACCCGGTCCCCGTGGAGACGGGCAAGACGGTGCCGGACGACGGCTGGGAGCTGGACGAGTTCAGGGGCGGCCGGCTGAGCCACCACTGGGAGTGGAACCACAACCCGGACCCGGCCCGCTTCGCGCTCGCGGGCGGGGACGAGGGCGGGCTGGTGCTGCAGGCGGCGACGGTGACGGAGGACCTGTTCGCGGCCAGGAACACGCTCACGCGGAGGATCAGGGGCCCCAAGTCGAGCGGCACGTTCCGGCTGGACGTCAGCAGGATGCGCGACGGCGACCGGGCCGGGGCCGTGCTGTTCCGGGACACGGCGGCGTATATCGGCGTGTGGAAGCAAGGGGACGAGGCCACCATCGTCGTAGTCGACGGCCTTGAGCTGGCTCTGAGCTCCTGGACGACCGTCTCGACCGGGAGGGTGGCCGAGACGGGCCCGACCCTGAGCAGCACGCAGGATGTCTGGCTCCGGATCGAGGCCGACATCACGCCCGCGTTCGGGACCAACACGGCAAGGACCACGACTTTCTCGTACAGTGTGGACGGCGGGAAGACCTTTGTCCGTCTTGGCCCGGCCTTCTCGATGAGCAATACTTGGCAATACTTTACGGGCTACAGGTTCGGAGTCTTCAACTTTGCCACCAAGGAGCTTGGGGGCGAAGTCAAGGTCAAGAGCTTCCAGATGCAGCCTCTGTGA